A section of the Oryza sativa Japonica Group chromosome 1, ASM3414082v1 genome encodes:
- the LOC136351643 gene encoding uncharacterized protein, producing the protein MIEAQDTLRLQHASWEAELKKKLNAAQGVLDSAAARERRVTETEAASRRREETLEARAMALEEHAGAVERGLTDREVAAALREATLAAHEAACAEEDCALRLREDALAERERALEDAEATTRRLADSLSLREAAQEEQARRNLECVRTERAALEQRAADLEAREKELDARTPVGGAAAGET; encoded by the exons ATGATCGAGGCGCAAGACACTCTCCGCCTTCAGCACgcaagctgggaggcggagctgaagaaaaagctcaacgccgcccaaggggtccttgactccgccgctgcccgagagcggcgggtaACGGAGACTGAAGCGGCGtctcggcggcgcgaggagacccttgaggcccgtgccatggcgctagaagaacacgccggcgccgtggagaggggcttGACGGACCGCGAGGTCGCCGCTGctctccgggaggcgacgctggcggcgcacgaggccgcctgcgccgaggaggattgcgcgctccgcctccgcgaggacgcactcgctgagcgggagcgagctctcgaggatgCTGAGGCCACGACCagacggctggcggacagcctgtcccttcgcgaggcggcgcaggaggagcaggcgcgccgcaatcttgaGTGCGTCCGCaccgagagagccgcactggagcagcgggctgctgacctcgaggcacgggaaaaggagctggacgcgaggacGCCtgtcggcggggcggccgcgggcgaaa CCTGA